A section of the Malania oleifera isolate guangnan ecotype guangnan chromosome 2, ASM2987363v1, whole genome shotgun sequence genome encodes:
- the LOC131148561 gene encoding glycosyltransferase BC10 — protein MKQIQSQFPPISMERSETPRIFSPFLSPSFRISMNNNNSVFSSPFVISFLLLLSLPLLFLFAPRILPPRQLPISLADELDDLALFRRASSARSSSHPSSIAHLGSAKPKIAFLFLTNSDLYFAPLWERFFEGNQHLYNIYVHADPSAKLSPFTGVFTNRSIAAKKTQRASPTLIAAARRLLATAILDDPSNMFFALVSQYCIPLHSFRFVYRTLFSSPPMDLPNTDAELARRVRGRYPSYIEILSKEPSLWNRYIARGRNAMLPEVPFSQFRVGSQFFVLHRRHALTVIRDRRLWRKFRLPCYSSDSCYPEEHYFPTLLSMEDPNGCTHYTLTRVNWTGTTNGHPHTYRPAEVSAQLIYDLRKSNSTYSYLFARKFLPDCLEPLVGIADTVIFRH, from the coding sequence ATGAAGCAAATCCAATCTCAATTTCCCCCGATTTCCATGGAGAGATCTGAAACCCCTAGAATTTTCTCTCCATTTCTGTCCCCTTCTTTCAGAATTTCCATGAACAATAACAACTCTGTGTTCTCATCCCCATTTGTCATTTCTTTCCTTCTGCTGCTATCTCTTCCTCTCCTCTTTCTCTTTGCTCCTCGAATTCTCCCTCCTCGCCAGCTCCCCATCTCCCTGGCCGACGAGCTCGACGACCTCGCGCTCTTCCGCCGCGCGTCCTCCGCCCGCTCGTCCTCGCATCCATCGTCAATCGCTCATTTGGGCTCCGCAAAGCCTAAGATTGCGTTTCTTTTTCTCACCAATTCGGACCTATATTTTGCTCCCTTGTGGGAACGTTTCTTCGAGGGAAACCAACATCTGTACAATATCTATGTGCACGCCGATCCCTCGGCGAAGCTCAGCCCTTTCACCGGAGTCTTCACAAACCGATCCATCGCCGCTAAGAAGACTCAGCGCGCGTCGCCGACTCTAATTGCGGCGGCGCGGCGGCTCCTCGCGACGGCGATCCTCGACGACCCCTCCAATATGTTCTTTGCTCTCGTATCTCAGTACTGCATACCTCTGCATTCCTTCAGATTTGTGTATCGTACGCTCTTCTCTTCGCCGCCGATGGATTTGCCCAACACAGACGCCGAGTTGGCTCGACGGGTGCGGGGGAGGTACCCGAGTTACATCGAGATTTTGTCGAAAGAACCCTCTCTTTGGAATCGTTACATTGCCAGAGGCAGAAATGCAATGTTGCCGGAGGTACCCTTTTCGCAGTTCCGAGTTGGGTCGCAGTTCTTCGTACTCCATCGCCGGCACGCGCTGACTGTGATTAGGGATCGCCGGCTATGGAGGAAATTTCGATTACCTTGTTACAGTAGCGACTCGTGTTACCCAGAAGAACACTACTTCCCAACTCTATTATCAATGGAGGATCCAAATGGTTGCACTCATTATACTCTGACTCGGGTTAATTGGACCGGCACTACCAATGGGCACCCCCATACTTATCGGCCGGCAGAAGTGTCGGCGCAGCTAATATATGATCTTAGGAAATCAAATTCCACCTATTCTTACTTGTTCGCACGCAAATTCTTGCCGGATTGTTTGGAGCCGCTGGTGGGTATTGCAGATACCGTCATTTTCCGTCATTGA